The following DNA comes from Hordeum vulgare subsp. vulgare chromosome 3H, MorexV3_pseudomolecules_assembly, whole genome shotgun sequence.
GTGTCAATTTGGGATATTTCTTGCTCTATTTGAGGAGTATAAAAATTGTCCTAGTTTCTACCACAGCTAAACAAGTTGGTCTAATTTTACCCATTTTAAAGTTTTGCATCATTTTGTCAAGTGGGGGCCGCTGTTAATTCGACATAGATAGACGAGTCAGCCCTCACATTGGCTGAGGATTCGTGCAAAATGTGTCCAACGTGATAAATGAGGCCCCAACCTGGTCCGAACCATGTCACCACACCCGAGCCAGTAGCCCAGTACCCTCTCCCTCGATGCTAGGTAGGGTTTTGAAAGCGACAGTGGCGAAGGCAGCCTGGTGGTGGTAGAGTTAGCGACAACGGATGTTAGAGAAGTCGAATTGCTCATAGATTTATGACTATGTCATGTTGATTGATGAATCAAGATTCTGCTTATGTTAGTTTTGGTGTCCTACGATACGATGTGAAGCTAATATCACATTGTCTTTCAACAGTAGTAACTCGGAATAATTCTGCTTATGTTCATGGTACGATGTTGAAACAATTTAGGAATATTAGTTCCAATGAAATCTGGAGAAAGTTGAAAGATCTCAACACACCCGCAACATCACTAATGAGACAGCACAGAACATCTCACATAGGGTTTTCAGATCTCTTTCACTTTCAGAATGCAGTTCTATTCTTCTTACACTGAGACCATCAAATGGTTCGTCAGGTTGTGTGGCTGCATTTACATTATTCCAATTTCCCAAAATTCAAACGATTTGCCACACAAGTATCAGGAGATCACCAACACATCAACGCGCAGTGGGAGTGGGACGTACTATTACTGAGCGTTGACGTGTACACAAACCGCTTAAGGACTCGCATCAGCTCGTTGGCCGCCTCGCCGAACGGCCGGAGGACAGAGAACCCGTGCTGTTCTCCGGCGAATTCGGCCACCTCCACGGCCTTCCCCATCTCCCTCAGCGTCGCCGCGTACCCCATCACGCGGTCGCGGAGCACGTCGCTCTCCGGCGCCACCACGAGCACCGGCGGGAGATCCACGGACGCAAGGCTGGGACTCTCCGGGCCGAACGGGTTGGTCACCGGGTGGTCCCTGCTCGCCCCCACCGGCAGTGACATGCGCCAGAACATGTCGGATCCTTCGACCGTCAGGGACACGTCCGCCGGAGGGTCGGCCTCCGTCTCCGTCCGCTCGGCACCGCCGAAGAACGCAGAGATGAGGACGTACCCGGCGAGGCGTACCGGGTGGACGTCTTCCTGCgccgaagcggcctggaccgtgaCGTGGTGGGCCAGGTTCGCGCCCGCCGATGCCCCGGAGATGAACGTCCGGCCAAAGTCAGCCGATTCAGCGAGCCAGAGGTCAGCCCCAACGCCGAGCTCGGCCTGGTCGCGTAGCCAGGAGAGGAAAGCCGCGCCGTCCTGGATGGCCGCGGGGAGGCGGTGCTCTGGGGCGAGGCGGTACTGGACGGACAGCACGACCGCCGGGAGCTCGGCGGCGGCGCGGAGGCAGTAGGTGTGGAAGTGTGGCTGCGCGAAGGAGCCGAGGCAGTAGCCGCCGCCGTGGAAGTACACCAGCACCGGGAGCTTTGGGCCGCCGGCCGTCTTCACCGGTGACGACGGCCTGTACACGCGGACGCTAAGGCCGCGCGGCGCGTGGTACAGGGCGTCCTTCCACTGCACGCCGGGGACGTCCGGCAACGGGTCCTTTGGCCAGAGCACGGCTTCGTCGCCGCGGACGACAGAgccgtcgctgaggagtttgaggacGCCTGGCAGGTCCTCCATGACCAGCGGTGCTGCGGTGTCTTCGTCAGACATCGTGTAATGGATCGGCGCCGTCGGACGCCCGGCAGGTTGTCGCGATTCCTGAATCAATGGGGCATCAGATATATATAGTAGAGTACTCACGAAGGTTATGTCGATCAGACGGCACGCTCGCATTGGTGATTGGTGGCAGCTCTCGTCTTCTCGAGGTCAAGCGTGACGCGCGATCGGAAGGTTCTTGCTTTTCTTTGCTGTTGAGGGAATACGAAATCATGTCAAACGATACGTCATTCTCATTTTTTACTTCGCAAAAATGCGTTCTTTTTTAATCAGGGACACCTTGCATTCTAACTTACGAGGGACCAGCCAAATCGGGCGGTCACAACACGAATTACATCAACGGAGAGATCTTCATGCCACACCTGTTGGCTACCAGGTTCAACATTAGATCTGAGAGAAGTCAGCACATAAGCTGGGACAGATCTAATCGAACGGACCGTGTAAACCAGGCCGGCCCGACAGCCCGCGTGTCTGACATGACACGGACCCGGCTCGGCACGGGCTAATCGTGCTCGGGCCCGGTACGAAGTACGCCTCGGACCGTGCCTGGGCCTGGAGGCTGGGCACACGGGTGGACACGGCACGACCCGtttcttttttatatatttttatttttttaatatatatatacatgacaTATGGTTCAATAGGTTCGAAAATAAGCCCATGAGGCTAAAAATATGCGACCCAGCATGCTAATCGGGCCAacatgccgtcccatttaataaCTGGGTCGTGCCTGGGCCGGGAGGCGCAGTCCACGAGCCGACACGACACGACCCGACTAATAAACGTGCCTGGTCGGACCGTGCTGTGTCAGGCCCGATTACAACGGCCgtgccggcccgtttggccagatcTGAGCCGGGATGTCACATTCGCGAGGACAGTACATGATTTTATACTCTATGATACCTAGTTGTAGGAGGAATTTGCCTCACGGAAGGGCACACCCAGGGGTCCCCGGTCTTGGGCAGTGGAGGAGATGGCATAGTGCAGGTTCCAAGAGTCTATTTCGAAGATTACACGACCCATATCGAAGGATTCCGTGAATTGGATCGCCTTAACGAGGGCCTCCGTTTCTGCGTGGAGCGCACTGGTCTGCTATGGGAGCCGTCCTAATGCTGCAAAGAG
Coding sequences within:
- the LOC123439569 gene encoding probable carboxylesterase 15, translating into MRACRLIDITFVSTLLYISDAPLIQESRQPAGRPTAPIHYTMSDEDTAAPLVMEDLPGVLKLLSDGSVVRGDEAVLWPKDPLPDVPGVQWKDALYHAPRGLSVRVYRPSSPVKTAGGPKLPVLVYFHGGGYCLGSFAQPHFHTYCLRAAAELPAVVLSVQYRLAPEHRLPAAIQDGAAFLSWLRDQAELGVGADLWLAESADFGRTFISGASAGANLAHHVTVQAASAQEDVHPVRLAGYVLISAFFGGAERTETEADPPADVSLTVEGSDMFWRMSLPVGASRDHPVTNPFGPESPSLASVDLPPVLVVAPESDVLRDRVMGYAATLREMGKAVEVAEFAGEQHGFSVLRPFGEAANELMRVLKRFVYTSTLSNSTSHSHCALMCW